From Apium graveolens cultivar Ventura chromosome 9, ASM990537v1, whole genome shotgun sequence, the proteins below share one genomic window:
- the LOC141684605 gene encoding uncharacterized protein LOC141684605, with the protein MGEHVPEDPLFVLKLTTSCETLLEKLIKGLRECHGTVCVDVDEEKMEVRVRGNVQPLELTIETQLIMGEKARLAYYDQNPASKDDFKSKSKGKEEEDCYDFKREEEDDHDKPYVYKEHKPVRYPSSMSGQDFFDYFGVGSDTCQRNGASRVEPSAQFPGYSPGRQFNPAFPMRRSAHQPHFY; encoded by the exons ATGGGTGAGCATGTTCCTGAGGATCCG CTCTTTGTCTTGAAATTGACCACAAGTTGTGAGACACTCCTCGAGAAACTAATTAAAGGCTTGCGAGAGTGTCATG GTACTGTCTGTGTTGACGTGGATGAAGAAAAAATGGAGGTACGCGTTAGAGGTAATGTCCAACCTCTGGAATTGACCATAGAGACACAGCTGATAATGGGAGAAAAAGCCAGGCTCGCCTATTATGACCAAAATCCAGCAAGTAAAGATGacttcaaaagtaaaagcaaaggcaaagaagaagaagattgttATGATTTCAAAAGAGAAGAGGAAGATGATCACGACAAACCTTACGTGTATAAAGAGCACAAGCCTGTTCGTTATCCTTCATCCATGAGTGGTCAAGATTTTTTTGACTATTTCGGTGTTGGATCGGATACTTGCCAGAGAAATGGTGCGTCAAGGGTAGAACCCTCTGCACAGTTCCCTGGTTATTCTCCTGGCAGACAATTTAATCCAGCTTTTCCAATGCGACGCTCAGCTCATCAACCACATTTTTATTAG